One segment of Primulina tabacum isolate GXHZ01 chromosome 6, ASM2559414v2, whole genome shotgun sequence DNA contains the following:
- the LOC142549396 gene encoding uncharacterized protein LOC142549396, which produces MKDHFEEKLAQKTVMDSMPHFDNVFDIEEQGDDIDPHGDLSSHGKRSATISSSGNSSMLMPKKPRSLGPINAFFKLDAKNQGGKAPQFNEVQKKLRYDAVQKFARWMYDAGIAFNAVKYDSLKPMIEAIGQYGPGMKPPSYHEVREPLLKEEINHTKLILKQNEEEMAKNGCTLMADGWRDKNGRSLINFLVNTPKGSMFIESVDASSYSHTGEKMFELLDKFVQKVGVNNIVQVVTDSASNNVYAGKKLMDKYPNLYWAPCAAHCLDLMFEDIFKMPDLKRALERAINVNGYISNRTMVLNMMREFTGQRDLIRPAKTRFATAFLTMRSFQQH; this is translated from the exons ATGAAAGATCACTTTGAAGAAAAGTTGGCCCAAAAAACTGTCATGGATTCCATGCCTCACTTTGATAATGTTTTTGATATAGAAGAGCAAGGAGATGATATTGATCCACATGGGGATCTATCTTCTCATGGAAAGAGGTCGGCAACTATTTCTTCCTCGGGCAACTCGTCAATGTTAATGCCCAAAAAACCACGGTCGTTGGGTCCTATAAATGCTTTCTTTAAGCTAGACGCAAAGAATCAAGGTGGTAAAGCACCCCAATTTAATGAAGTTCAGAAAAAGTTGAGGTATGATGCAGTTCAAAAATTTGCAAGGTGGATGTATGATGCAGGGATCGCATTCAATGCGGTCAAATATGACAGCTTGAAGCCAATGATCGAAGCTATTGGACAATATGGTCCTGGGATGAAACCACCTAGTTACCATGAGGTGAGAGAACCACTTTTAAAGGAGGAGATCAACCATACAAAGCTGATTTTGAAACAAAATGAAGAGGAGATGGCAAAGAATGGTTGTACTTTGATGGCTGATGGGTGGAGAGATAAAAATGGGAGATCACttatcaatttcttggtgaATACCCCAAAAGGCAGCATGTTTATTGAATCAGTTGATGCATCTAGCTACTCTCACACGGGTGAGAAGATGTTTGAGTTGCTTGACAAGTTTGTGCAAAAAGTTGGGGTGAATAATATTGTTCAAGTGGTCACCGACAGTGCATCAAATAATGTTTATGCGG GAAAGAAGTTGATGGATAAATATCCAAACTTGTATTGGGCCCCGTGTGCAGCACATTGTTTGGATTTGATGTTTGAGGACATATTCAAAATGCCAGATTTGAAGAGGGCACTTGAGCGGGCAATTAATGTTAACGGATATATTTCCAACCGAACTATGGTGTTGAACATGATGAGAGAGTTCACCGGCCAAAGAGACCTTATCAGGCCAGCTAAAACTCGTTTTGCCACCGCTTTCTTGACTATGAGA